The Nicotiana sylvestris chromosome 6, ASM39365v2, whole genome shotgun sequence genomic sequence AAGCTAAGTAacttttagtttttttatttatttttttatttatttatttaatagtATCACCATTGTGGTGAGAGGTTAGGTATTGACCTCAACCTGTATATTAAAGAACACATAAAAGAGAACCTGAGGAGCTGCCAGAAAACTAGGCTAATCAACtccttattaaaaatatgtgGAGCACAAAAGTAGAAGTTTGTGCGGATCAAATATTCCATCACCGTCAGAGTGAACCAAAAGATGTGGCTAAACGTTGAAGGAATTTTTGGTAGTCCTAATTCTGAAATTGACAAGTTGAATTTTGTCATTCTTCAAAGTAAAGAAGGTAGAAGTCTTCCTATGTAAACTCCAGTCATATAACAGGTATGTCGTACAATTAACTTCTCTGTAGCAGTATGAGAAGATGATGTGGCCTTCCTGCCTAATATGATCAACTAATTGGGCAATCTGCTAAGGTGTACCACTAATTAGGATTAGAGAGTCAGATTCAATTTCAGACCTCTTTAAGTCTATTTTTGTACGCCAATTTCGGTCAAATAGGATAGCCTTAGCTTCAGCAAGGTTGTTCGTAAAGGAACCAAAGAAAGTTTACACCATAACTAGGTCTCTCTTTTGATTTCTTAAGCATCCTCCGTCACCTACTAATCCTGGATTTCATCTGAGCTTTAGGCAACCATCTAGAGGTTTAATCCATTTGACCGGAATAACCTTTAGTAAAGGCTTAAAGTAACTTGCAGGCTTTAGCATTTATCCAGAGTGCTTTACAAGTAATTTAAACGTTAAAGCAAATGCCATCAAATTAAAACGATTCTGGAGAATCATAATGAACCACTTCAGGAAAGACAACGATTAATTCATCAAACATTCAATCTCAAGAAAACTACTAGTCAGGAGTGACAATTTTGCACTAGCAATATCAAACATAATATACATCCAACAATCAAAAGAGATCTAATTCAACTACAACGTAAGCAAATGATTACTATTCGCTGACAACTGTGTACATTCAGAacagcagaagtcacaccttaaGGGCAAAACTTTTGAAAAAATCAGCATTGATTAGCATTAAAGAACATGCAAAAAGATGCACATATCAAAATGGTTTTTCAGCTGCAGTCTGGGCTCGGGAAGTAATTCCGTGCACTCACTAGATATCTCATTCAGGAATTAGCTGGTCATTGTCTGCGTCATCTTCACCCTCAACTTTTGGCTTAGATGGACCTTGGCTTGCTCCAGGGGCCTGTTTCTTCTTGATCCCACTCACAATATCATCAATTCTCAGGAGTAAGCAAGCAGCTTCAATGGCAGTTTTGAACGCCTGAGCTTTCACGGTGTAGGAATCCCATATCTGGAATTTGaatgtttcttgaattaatagAAGTGGTGAAATTTATCATTATCAGTCAAAGGCAGGTCAAAAAAGTGATAAAACAAACTAAGGATGCTGCAAAGATGACAGGAACCCATCAAAACTCGGTATAGTTTCCGTGATGACAGAagcttttcctttttgtttgtttgtttcttcttttttttcttttggaggaGCAGTGGTTAAAGGTGTTTGCAATGGTGTTTGAGGAATTTAATATTATACCTTCTGCTCTTTCATATCAGCAATCTCACCAGTATTCCCATCTATGCCTATCCATGCATTCTCGCCATTTGCATGCTATAGTAATACAAAATGAGTTAGATGAAATGCAAGCAGATGCTAAAGTAGCAATTCCACCTCAATAATATAAATCTTTCACCTTTCCTTGGAGCGCCGTCATTGTACGAATAACATTCACACCACAGTTCTGAGCCAACGTACGTGGAATAGCTTCAAACGCTATTGCAGCAGCTTCGTAAGGCCACTGAAATTTGAGAAATTAAGGAAAACCAATTTAGCATCCTCACTTTAGCCTTTTCAATTTCCACAAAGCGTCATTGTACATGCTATATTCATGAATTGATTTCATAATAAAAGTTGCTAAAGGTTGAAGTACATAGTTTACCTTTTCAATGCCTTCAATAGATGAACTTTTCTGCTTCAACATAGCAGATACAGTCAACTCTGTTGCACCACCACCAGGAACTAGTTTAGGATTCTTGATGATGTTCCTAGCGACAGACATTGCATCCTGTAAAAAGAAGTATATAGAACAGCTCAACATAATGCATTGTGTAAAAGCTACTCGGCCATAGAATTTTAGGAAATACCTGTAGGTTTCTTTCTACTTCATTCAGTAGATCTTTACTGGCACCCCTTAGAAGGACTGTACATGCTTTTGGATCCTTGCAATCAACAATGAAAGTGAAGAACTCATCGCCAATTTTTTTCACCTCAAAGAGACCAGCACCAGTACCAACATCAGATTCCTGCAACTCATCAGGTCTATTGACAATAACTGCCCCACAAGCTTTGGCAATTCTATTGTTGTCAGTCTTCCTTAGCCTTCTGATTGCACTGACACCAGCCTTGCTCAGATAATGGCATGCCAGGTCACTAAGTCCTTTTTCAGTAATAACAACATCTGGTTTGAACTTCAATATCTGCGCACACATGTTCTCAATGTACTCTTCTTCCATCTTCAATAAGACATTCCAATCTTCCTCTCTAAGCAACTCTGCATTGGTTTGGTTCTCGCCTTTTTTGTACTCCAAAGGAGAATCAAGAAGAATGATGCGGGGATTCACAATCTTTCTTCTCATTTTGCCAGGGGCAACTACATCTTTGTTCATCATAACTCCTTTAAGCACTGTTGAGTCTTCCAACTGCCCACCAGGTACCTTCTCCACCTTAATGTACTTCTTGATGTCCACCTCACGCAACCCTTGTCCAACTTCCACACCAACAATTGTTGTGGCATCAATTGCCAAATCCTGAGATAGATAAAAAGAATCAGCCCAGAAATCATCTGAATAAAAATATATGCTTCATTTCATCATAATCTATTTTTAAGACATCAATAAATGTGAATCCTATATTCCTCATCAAGATGCAAATAGTGACTTTAATAATCATCAAATTCACATATTAAGTAATCAAAAGCATATATGGCTGTAAAAATATAACTAGAGAAGGCCTTAACGGTTTTAGTAAGTAACAATTGTCTGCTAGATGTAAATTTAGGCAGGTAAGGTGGTTTGGAAAGCCCAACCGGAAAAAGAAGTAACAAAGAATAAGCATGCTTATTGGAGATTTCCTAACTGAATTAAGCATATTACATCGCTTCAATATAAGTGGATGCACATTATTCAAAGGTAAAACTAACATGCAACAACTTATTCTTGTATATTTTGGTGGTTATCTATAACAGAAGAAACCTAATAACACTTGATTGCAAACAGTCAAGGCTCATGAACTGATGCAAAGCTACAGCAAGTCTTGGAGGACACCGAAAGAGCCTCTTTGGCCAATATAACACAGTTTCTAGCAGAACACTTTGAAGTCTTAAATCAATGGAATCCATGATGAAAAACAAGTTCTGTTGAAACATCCTCAGTTCTAAACAAGATAGTTTACAGAATACTCAACAACAGATTCCGCACTTGATATagattttttaattatttcttttcagtttattttttggCAAAAAAGCGTAGGTAAATGCAATTAATCTACTACTTACTGCAATCAAATCCCCAAATTGACTAGTAAATTTTGTGCCAATGCAGCTTTTCACCAGCCCCAACATTGTTGCACCTATCACAATTTGAACATAATGTGAGTAATAATGCATATCATAGAGCATATTCAAAGATATTATGAATGAGCTTCGATAACACCATACAGACCCTTGCCAAGAATTTTAACACGTGCTTCCCTTTTCTTTCAGATACATGAGCAAAAATACTATACACGTGGAAAAAAGAGAATAACCTGATGCATAAAATGATTGTGAAGTTTCCAAAAGTTTACTCATACCCGATTAAACAGAACTATTTCacaaaaaaatgattttcattgACAATGGCAAGTAGATCAGATGATAATGCCCCTTATTAACAGCAAAACTTCTAACTTCTCAGGCCATTGTAACTATGCACTTCTGCCCACATATTATCAATAGAATTTCAAAGGAAACAACCGATTAAGATTCCATTTCTATGACAAAGTTCTAGCACCCAAAGACACATCATATCCTCCTTGGTATTGATAACACAGTCAaattcaaccaaaactcatacttaACAGTTATACCCCTATTTACCTATAAGCCAAAAGCAACACTCTGCAAACAAATAACCAAAAATGCTGAAAGTTTCAGATTATTAAAGAAGCCATTAAACATCACTCGGGCATTCATATAACCTCCTACCTCCCGCCTCCCAAAAGAAAAACCTTACATGACTCTAAATATGACATActaaaaatcagattttaaaaAAAGACTAAAAAGCAGATGTACTCCCTATAAAGCTGACAAAGAACCCATAAAAGGGTTCAGAAACTTACGATCCTTGACATCAATGGTCATTGCAATCTTGTCAAGCACAGCAATTGCATCCTCCAGCGCTTTACCATAAGCTGCTAACAGGAGTGCTAATTAAAATCACGAATCATGGGACATGAGACAAAAGCAATTAGAAGACATACTCTACCTCGACATATCACAGTAGGATGATACTTCTTGTCAATAAAAGCTTCCGCAACATGGAGCATCTCGCCAGCTTCAAACATAttggaaaaatataaaaaatgttaaaaatcagaaaaagtgAAAGCACTTATTTGGTTAGAACTGTAATCCATTATTTTATCAACATCATGCAGGCCCTGAAACCTAGTAATTATGTATAATTTTCAGCTAATATGAGAAATCTAAGGTAAAATTCAAGAATAACTCCATACAACATATACCCCCAGCAAAGTGAAGTTCATGCTAAATATAGTAATTCAATATTTGGGTAAAAAGAAAAGCGATACATATGAAGCTAATTAATTCAGCTAATTGGATTTCATTGTTTAAAAACCTTGCACTCTATTAACCTATTAGGTTTAAGAGAGATTGGGAGAGAAAaccaacttatcaatttctttaTCTCTCTTGTTAGATTGTTTTGTATAACTCGAACAAACTAAATGATATTAACTCCCCCCTTCTGGTCCAACATTGGAGGGGTTAGAATATTTGATGAGGGGTTCCCACCCTTTCACTTCAAGTTTTTTCAATTTTGCCTAATAAAACCAACAAAAAGACTATGAGCGCGTCAAGTATCAACTTCAGGACAAGGTAACAAGTGAAGTGATGGTTGATTCGTTGATTGATTTCCATACACGTTGACCTCATCGCTTGAGATTCTATAATGTCTTAATCTTTTATTCTGTATTATCCTCCTTTGCTTTGTGTTTCTAATTGCAGTGTGAACAATAAGTCGGAGGTTTGGAGACGGAtctgagtctaaaggtttcaagttaacCAGAATGAAGACAGAATATTTGGAATACAAGTTCAGCGATGTGACGGTGGAAGAAGACATGGACATGAGGCTTGATTCACAAGTCATCCCCAATAGAGGAAGTTTCAAATATCTCAGGTCAGTTATCCAAGGGAATGGGGAGATtgatgaggatgtcacacaccataTAAGgatggggtggatgaaatggaggttagcaacCTGTGTCTTGTGCGACAAAAATGTGCCACTAAAACTTAGAGGTAAGTTCTACAGAA encodes the following:
- the LOC104234928 gene encoding T-complex protein 1 subunit gamma, whose protein sequence is MHAPVLVLQDSMKREQGGKVQRANIQAAKAVADIIRTTLGPRSMLKMLLDAAGGIVVTNDGNAILRELDLAHPAAKSMIELSRTQDEEVGDGTTSVIVLAGEMLHVAEAFIDKKYHPTVICRAYGKALEDAIAVLDKIAMTIDVKDRATMLGLVKSCIGTKFTSQFGDLIADLAIDATTIVGVEVGQGLREVDIKKYIKVEKVPGGQLEDSTVLKGVMMNKDVVAPGKMRRKIVNPRIILLDSPLEYKKGENQTNAELLREEDWNVLLKMEEEYIENMCAQILKFKPDVVITEKGLSDLACHYLSKAGVSAIRRLRKTDNNRIAKACGAVIVNRPDELQESDVGTGAGLFEVKKIGDEFFTFIVDCKDPKACTVLLRGASKDLLNEVERNLQDAMSVARNIIKNPKLVPGGGATELTVSAMLKQKSSSIEGIEKWPYEAAAIAFEAIPRTLAQNCGVNVIRTMTALQGKHANGENAWIGIDGNTGEIADMKEQKIWDSYTVKAQAFKTAIEAACLLLRIDDIVSGIKKKQAPGASQGPSKPKVEGEDDADNDQLIPE